A region of Nitrosomonas stercoris DNA encodes the following proteins:
- a CDS encoding 4-amino-4-deoxy-L-arabinose-phosphoundecaprenol: MKIFLVAMLSIMLSVAAQFSLKAGMSGDNVKTILAQPYPLSTVFILLDRYVFIGFLLYGLGAVIWLSVLSKWDVSKAYPLVGLGFVFTIFVGHLLGEQISPLRVVGVILICAGVFLVGKS; this comes from the coding sequence ATGAAAATTTTCTTGGTTGCTATGCTAAGTATCATGCTTTCTGTAGCTGCACAATTTTCTCTGAAAGCAGGAATGTCAGGTGATAATGTTAAAACTATTCTCGCTCAGCCATATCCACTTAGCACTGTCTTTATTCTTCTGGATAGATATGTTTTTATCGGGTTTTTACTTTATGGGTTGGGAGCAGTTATCTGGCTTAGCGTGCTTTCTAAGTGGGATGTAAGTAAAGCCTATCCGTTAGTAGGGCTGGGCTTTGTCTTTACTATTTTTGTGGGCCATCTATTGGGTGAACAAATCTCACCTCTTCGGGTGGTTGGCGTTATATTAATTTGTGCAGGGGTGTTTCTAGTAGGAAAAAGCTGA
- a CDS encoding 4-hydroxybenzoate octaprenyltransferase, with product MIKNQNIPLVVDLDGTLTPTDTLVESVINIIKQSPINLLRLPFWLLLGRAGFKEKIVTQSSIDTELLPYHEPLLDYLRKEKAKGRQIILATAAHQSIAQAVANHIGLFDQVLATVGNHNLKGATKLQAIQKNVGNSFIYAGDSRADIPIWKAANAAILVNVSPNTEKIVKQHTPIEYQFQDNDANLGSWLCALRIHQWLKNLLLFVPLLTAFSFFDIDKLISIILAFLAFSLAASATYIGNDIWDLENDRAHPRKRFRPFASGRLSIQKGLIVSAFLLVMALSLAPMVSNGFTLMLLLYLALTSTYSWALKEYILIDVLMLSLLYTLRILSGSVAIDVPTSSWLFAFSVFIFLSLALVKRCAELVSLEQNGMTATRGRDYRVTDLTVLWPLGVGAALSSVVVFGLFIHAPETQNLYHTPHLLWLATIGLIYWLARLWVKTSRGEMHDDPVIYAARDRGSRITIICIVTVILAAHFLTVDIPL from the coding sequence GTGATAAAAAATCAGAATATACCGCTAGTGGTAGATTTAGATGGAACACTTACACCTACAGATACTCTGGTTGAATCAGTTATCAATATAATTAAGCAATCTCCCATCAATCTGTTGCGACTTCCTTTTTGGCTTCTCCTTGGCCGCGCCGGTTTTAAGGAAAAAATTGTGACGCAATCCAGTATTGATACTGAATTACTCCCCTACCATGAGCCGTTGCTAGATTACTTACGCAAAGAAAAAGCTAAAGGGCGTCAAATTATCCTGGCAACTGCAGCCCATCAATCAATTGCCCAAGCTGTTGCTAATCATATCGGCCTGTTTGACCAAGTACTTGCCACAGTAGGAAATCATAATCTGAAGGGCGCAACAAAGCTACAAGCCATTCAGAAAAATGTGGGAAACAGCTTCATTTATGCAGGCGATAGTCGGGCTGACATCCCTATCTGGAAAGCAGCCAACGCTGCTATTTTGGTTAATGTTTCACCGAATACAGAAAAGATTGTTAAGCAACATACACCAATTGAATATCAGTTTCAGGACAATGACGCCAATCTAGGTTCATGGTTATGCGCCTTGCGCATTCACCAATGGCTAAAAAACCTGTTGCTGTTTGTTCCGCTACTCACGGCTTTTTCTTTCTTCGATATTGATAAGCTCATATCAATAATCTTGGCTTTTCTGGCTTTTTCCCTGGCCGCTTCAGCCACCTATATCGGCAATGATATCTGGGATTTAGAGAATGACCGCGCACACCCCAGGAAACGATTTAGGCCATTTGCTAGCGGTCGTTTGTCAATACAAAAAGGGCTTATCGTATCTGCTTTTTTATTAGTTATGGCACTCTCCCTAGCGCCTATGGTATCTAACGGATTCACTCTGATGCTTCTGCTTTACCTAGCACTAACTAGCACCTATAGCTGGGCACTTAAAGAATATATACTAATTGATGTATTGATGCTCTCGTTGTTGTATACCCTTAGGATTTTATCTGGTTCAGTTGCAATAGATGTCCCAACTAGTTCTTGGTTGTTTGCCTTTTCAGTTTTCATATTTCTGAGTCTAGCACTGGTAAAACGTTGTGCAGAACTCGTTTCACTTGAGCAAAATGGAATGACTGCCACCCGAGGTCGGGATTACCGGGTAACCGATTTAACTGTGCTGTGGCCATTAGGTGTAGGAGCAGCACTTTCATCAGTTGTAGTATTTGGGTTATTCATTCATGCGCCGGAAACTCAAAATCTCTATCACACCCCTCATCTGCTTTGGCTAGCGACCATTGGGTTAATTTATTGGTTGGCACGTCTTTGGGTAAAAACCTCCCGTGGGGAGATGCATGATGATCCTGTGATCTACGCAGCTAGGGACAGGGGTAGCCGTATAACGATAATATGCATAGTCACTGTCATATTGGCTGCACATTTCCTGACAGTAGACATACCACTATGA
- a CDS encoding IS630 family transposase ISAzs37, translating into MAAARLIWRDWQKTCDPARLIFLDETGASTDMTRQYGRCPVGERCYDHAPGSHKTMTFVAGLHLDGLLAPWCLDAPMNGAAFLVYVETQLCPALKPGDIVICDNLSSHKVAGVREMIKDKGAEILYLPPYSPDLNPIEQVCSKIKTLLRKAAERSFDALWTAIGSIIETIRPQECRNYFTNFGYVSN; encoded by the coding sequence GTGGCGGCGGCAAGGCTCATTTGGCGAGACTGGCAAAAGACCTGCGATCCCGCTCGCCTGATCTTTCTCGATGAAACGGGAGCAAGCACGGACATGACGAGGCAGTATGGCCGCTGTCCTGTGGGAGAGCGATGCTATGACCATGCTCCCGGCAGTCACAAAACCATGACTTTCGTTGCCGGATTGCATCTTGACGGTTTGCTTGCGCCGTGGTGTCTGGATGCGCCCATGAATGGCGCAGCTTTCCTGGTTTATGTGGAAACCCAGCTCTGCCCTGCACTCAAGCCAGGTGATATCGTCATCTGCGACAACCTGAGCAGCCACAAGGTTGCCGGTGTCCGGGAGATGATCAAGGACAAAGGTGCAGAAATCCTTTATCTGCCGCCTTATTCTCCCGACCTCAACCCGATTGAACAGGTCTGCTCCAAAATCAAAACCCTCCTGCGTAAAGCCGCCGAACGATCCTTTGATGCTCTCTGGACCGCTATCGGCAGCATCATTGAAACCATCCGGCCCCAGGAATGCCGTAACTACTTCACCAACTTCGGCTATGTATCTAACTAA
- a CDS encoding IS5 family transposase ISStma16: MDAQSVKNTDTADQKGYDAGKKVSGIKRHIAVDTLGLPHAIAVTTAEVTDRDGALQALKRCRSSLGQVQGLLCDGGYTGAPFAESVQEILGKPVTVQIAKRSKLHTFKVMPRRWIVERSFAWLEKCRRLWKNCERKLDTSLQLIHLAFLALLLRRS, translated from the coding sequence ATGGACGCGCAAAGCGTGAAGAATACAGACACGGCTGACCAGAAAGGCTATGACGCCGGCAAGAAGGTGTCGGGCATCAAGCGCCATATCGCTGTTGATACCTTGGGGTTGCCGCACGCCATTGCAGTGACGACAGCGGAAGTGACTGACCGTGACGGTGCATTGCAGGCCTTGAAGCGTTGCAGATCGAGTTTGGGGCAAGTACAAGGTTTGCTGTGTGACGGTGGCTATACTGGAGCACCATTTGCCGAAAGTGTGCAAGAAATTCTGGGCAAGCCTGTCACCGTGCAGATCGCCAAACGCAGCAAACTGCATACCTTCAAGGTTATGCCCAGGCGCTGGATAGTGGAACGTAGTTTCGCCTGGCTGGAAAAGTGCCGAAGATTATGGAAAAACTGCGAACGTAAACTTGATACCAGCTTGCAGCTCATTCATTTGGCTTTCTTGGCACTATTACTCAGAAGATCGTAA
- a CDS encoding IS5 family transposase ISNieu4 codes for MKNTDTAGQKGYDAGKKISGIKRHIAVDTQGLPHAIAVTTAEVTDRKGALQALEHCRPSLGKVQSLLCDSGYTGEPFAEGVREILGKLVTVQIAKRSELHTFAVIPKRWVVERSFAWLEKNRRLWKNCERKLNTSLQFIQLAFLALLLKRF; via the coding sequence GTGAAAAACACGGACACGGCGGGCCAGAAGGGTTATGACGCTGGCAAGAAGATCTCTGGTATCAAGCGTCACATCGCAGTTGATACCCAGGGCTTGCCGCATGCCATTGCGGTGACGACGGCAGAAGTGACTGACCGCAAAGGGGCGTTGCAAGCCCTGGAGCACTGCAGACCAAGCTTGGGAAAAGTACAAAGTCTGCTGTGCGATAGCGGCTATACCGGAGAACCATTTGCTGAAGGCGTGCGAGAAATTCTAGGAAAACTGGTTACGGTGCAGATTGCCAAGCGCAGTGAATTGCATACCTTCGCCGTTATCCCCAAGCGTTGGGTGGTGGAGCGCAGCTTTGCCTGGCTGGAGAAGAATCGACGGTTGTGGAAAAACTGCGAGCGTAAACTCAATACCAGCTTGCAATTCATTCAGCTGGCATTCCTGGCTCTTTTGCTTAAAAGATTTTGA